From Rhodococcus antarcticus, the proteins below share one genomic window:
- a CDS encoding MBL fold metallo-hydrolase yields the protein MTHPAHGRLRAVTTSASVLLCDNPSVMTLEGTNTWVLRAPGNEDCVVVDPGPRDEAHLQRVAALGRVVATVLTHGHDDHAEGARRFAEITGSTVHAVDPRLRLGTEGLPEGAVIAAAGVELRVLATPGHTGDSVCLVLDGDGEAGSVLTGDTVLGRGSTVIDPRTGELGDYLASLQRLAELAPGTTVLPGHGPELPDAGVVARQYLVHREQRLEQVRVALGTLGTAATARQVVELVYADVDPALWPAAEWSVQAQIRHLRSS from the coding sequence GTGACCCACCCGGCCCACGGCCGGCTCCGGGCGGTGACCACGAGCGCCTCGGTGCTGCTGTGCGACAACCCCTCGGTGATGACCCTGGAGGGCACCAACACGTGGGTGCTGCGCGCCCCCGGGAACGAGGACTGCGTGGTGGTGGACCCCGGCCCGCGGGACGAGGCGCACCTGCAGCGGGTGGCGGCGCTCGGGCGCGTGGTGGCCACCGTGCTCACCCACGGCCACGACGACCACGCCGAGGGTGCCCGCCGGTTCGCCGAGATCACCGGCTCGACGGTGCACGCGGTCGACCCCCGGCTCCGGCTGGGCACGGAGGGCCTGCCCGAAGGGGCGGTCATCGCGGCCGCCGGGGTCGAGCTGCGGGTGCTCGCCACCCCCGGGCACACCGGTGACTCGGTGTGCCTGGTGCTCGACGGTGACGGGGAGGCGGGCAGCGTGCTCACCGGGGACACCGTGCTCGGTCGCGGCTCCACCGTGATCGACCCACGGACCGGCGAGCTCGGCGACTACCTCGCGTCCCTGCAGCGCCTCGCCGAGCTCGCCCCGGGCACGACCGTCCTGCCCGGTCACGGGCCGGAGCTGCCCGACGCCGGGGTGGTGGCGCGGCAGTACCTCGTGCACCGGGAGCAGCGGCTGGAGCAGGTGCGGGTGGCGCTGGGGACCCTCGGGACGGCGGCCACCGCGCGGCAGGTCGTCGAGCTCGTCTACGCCGACGTGGACCCGGCCCTGTGGCCCGCCGCCGAGTGGTCGGTGCAGGCGCAGATCAGGCACCTCCGGAGCTCGTGA